atgttaaGTACCAAAAATATTAGAGTGATATTTCCAAGGTAAATTTGTAAATAAATGTGGTCTCATAATAACCATAAGTACTTTTTATAttcaattaaataaaattaaaattaatatttatacAAACTACAATCTTATTCTACAAAATTTGATGGGTAAAGATTGAGATTTTGTGTACTATAAATCACATGTTTTAAAGGGAAATAGTTATAAGACTAATAAAATAGATTTGAAAATATCATTAATCACATGTTAAATTCCTCCTTATCAAAATTCGATTTTTGCCTCACAATACgtgaatattttttttaaaatatatacgTATATTagtttatttcatttattttttgaTATCATCATTACCATATTGAAGTTAAGAAATGTAAACAATATTAATGAACACTTCTCAAATTTATTAAATGTTCATAAAACTtgtatataaataaaatataaattaataattacaaaattaaaaaattagaTGCAAACTATTTTACTTCCTAAATATAAACATTGAGTAAACAATTAAAACTTTGTTTTGTTATTGCAAGTAAATTTACAATGAAAACCACTTTAACACAACGAAATGGGTAGGTAACCGATATACCATTTAGGACAACTATTTGCCTTATTTACAGCTCATAAGCATGGAGTACATATGTGTGTGCATTCCAAAGGGTTCATGCCCCCATAAATGATAAAATAACCCGGATAGTAAATCTTACATGTGTATTGTGCCAGTAGCTCAcatagtttttttttaaaaatttaacatACTTGCAATAATCAAATCGAGTCTAAAATTAAAGCTTCCAAGATAAAAATCAAGAGCAACATTAACCCATCCCTTAACATCTGACGTATAATGTGTTGCTCTATCTAACAAATGAATGACACCATTCACAGACTTCTTAACAAATTCAACTTGCGCCTGATTAAAGTGCTTGAAATAATCAATAAATTCTCTAATGATAGTATGAAAAAATACATGCCTTGACAAATTGCATAGAGTATGTGTAATATtccgtaatttttaaaattagattaataattgaataatcgaataaaaggattaaaattagataaggactaggatttaaaataGAATTAGATTTATGGGCCTAAATTTGGATCatattctaatatggataacttgtaggttaagatatagggttttgtatcgttataaatactTCTTATTCGTCTTCCTtttttttattcataaaattcgtTGGGCTCTTCTCtgcaaaaatcagcagtcttataaaattcgtagaaaatttatcgtaagtcagaatttgtTGATTCTAAATTTTTCGGAAAGCTCTTTTCGTTATCTAGAActttcgtgtttttcaagaaagCGTCGTTTAGAGGGTTCAAAAGAGAAATAACAGATTTGATCAGAATTTGAATCATGGAGAAGATCGAGATTTTAGATGTTTCATTTTTGATGGGTTGCTAAGGATTGATTTTGTGTTCTAATGTGAATTTTATGTTTGCATGATTGAGGCAAGTAAATTTTCATTGCTCTGATTACTTATTTGCTTATATCTGTAAGTAACTACTCGTTGCTCTGTATTACTTATGTGTTTAGGTGTTGTAAGTGACTATCTGTTGCTTCGTATTATTCTGTGGTGTTTGTTTGATTAGATATTCTGAATATATTGTAACTGTTGCCCCGTATTTATtgttgttagtccctaacaatgcaacaagaattacagaaggggggttgaatggaattcttgaacctttttcacaaattataaaatgttctatcttaataataaataagtgtttgatttgcaaagtgcggaataagaagttagtaaaatcaaaacacaagtaattaaaaactcaagtctttaaaaactttctggtggatttgaatgtatccaccagagatatatattatatcaagagaactttgtgtagcaagattagctcacagctgcttacaaatatgaacaactaagtttacataagaatgctaaggatgcagcttacaattgtttctctgaggTAATGTTCTTGCTTAGTATCCtcctatttgctacttcttggtttatatatcaccaagattataaagtaataagacaagataataaaacaaaacctatcaagtctaatactatgctgattcattactctgttccagcatctttgaatatcttcataatagcatggaaatgacaatgtttctttgttctctaaaacccagttgaataggcttccacattctttttgcatacactcgacgcatgtgactgtgttgtcactgtcaacagatatttgaattgattatccgttgggtacatgatcatccgtcgggttgccttattgatcatccgtcgagtggcattgttgtttatccgtcgggtagctatctggcacttgactttatttcatttatgcagaattacaagacatcatctatgtaaaattaatcaacctattctgcatatctaattaaagtcaacatgacttgagtgctactacagaatctaaacaagatgtatgcagaaatgtgctacagactcattattacacaagctactcactcgatggataattaatcatcatccatcgtgactatattgagtcatccgtcgggactatattccttatccgtcgagtgctacatttttcactaagtaaaatctactaaggtattttggttaatgaaatcatcaagttcacaacatatccacaaaaatctcccccaatttatgtctactggaattgtagccataaattaagagaaacttgatgataacaaaacaccctaaaaaatacaacttaaaaagtaagtagataaaactgtaaagtgcttcaaataacaaaatgcacaaagattagctcacagtcatttttaagatgctcctctagcctgagcagattaatctaattccttgaaggtctagatctctttccaagctttctattgttttcctctatctgattttggagctgtctgtggaattccagttcatctgattctgagagatttagttttttcttgcatttccaaaagagtctcattgctagagatgctcaattggtcttctaatatgaaaaatcttctaactcctttgtcatccatgaactccatcaggcagtagggccttagatgcattctactccctgtgtaaggaatggttagagtctttgggagtgcatctttagctctaatactcctcagttcttcaatcttctttaaaacaagtcttcttgcagttacattgaaaccaaagttcttcttaaatgatgaataaacctttatcaacatagattggctttcttgaaggatcctgtgaagtggtcattgaatctcatttcctcccttgtacttgaaaattaacctttcaggtagattcctataggcatcaatccctctaacttcttccagttcatctagatagaggtttagattagagaattccttgatgtcacataagtacatgtaatctcccttgttgacttcgGATTGAGTtttggttagagatttggatttgagaggtgacaacttcactttcttgactgctcttgactttgttctctttggcttgttaaggattggcaaattgaagtcaagaattggtacccagtctattggttcatccttagacacaataggttcaccatgaatgttcctgcaaggatccaccaccttaatgtcttaaaataccactgagggttttgatgcttgagttgtagttggagtggattccttgggaaactgatcctccaattccttaccaacaaagttcaattttcttttggttcttttggccaattccctgtatctgtgagatttcttctgttgtgcttcaacttgcttctttggatcttgagattcagtgatttcagatggttGAGCatgaatttgttgtgttggtttcacagcttgtagcttggccaagatagcagcttgctctttcttttgtttggCCTTTTTAGCAattagagcagcttgcttcttttcttgcttcaatcttgccttttcttctctctttgcttcagcaaattgaggatgttcagccaccacacaaatttctttaccattcttgaaaactttagcaattctccttttcaaagctgaataagttggatccttgtagaaggcaatggatcttgataacagtttcttctcatcaggatttgacgtctcatacactgtatccaaaagGTTCTTTggtgatgattttggatagttcacccttggcttcaaaagtacttcagcctttggagatttgatgcagcATGGttatcctctttccagatagttcatgctcatttcattcacagagatttgcctgacttgagagtgatgaatggctgacttttctggcttctttgctagcacaaacttcttttgaatatcctcatcaattttctcccagttgattggattcaactgctccttttcagctgctcttatattggctgctactttatttatcagatcaatgctgtccttagctgatggctttgagatagtaattataggcacaattactttgttaacttgaatgttgagaactttttgctccccctcactcctagaactctctatctccccctttttgttatcatcaagctgagtagaggaggaggtttgtgcaaccactagtttctgaagcaagtctgtttattgagcttggtgtagatgaattgctgtaagagatgcttccattgctgtcattcttgtatccaaggcatctatctttgtggcaagatcagaatttttcctgagctgtcccttaatgtcaagcattgtagcttctggaagtttagagtccatcttgtcagaaatggcctttttcatcaCATCAATATCgcctttgatagtgttgacatctcgagCATATTGAAAACCTTGTATTTTTtatagttgcagagaagcaagatgtgcttgaaggagctttttggtgttggcatttgtggtgatttgaagagcagaatttgtctgatttatgagttgaatcagggttgtcttgaagtagtgttcatcacagtgctttgaaaatacccaagatggcatgcctgatcttgaactagaacctacttctccccctatgtccaatggctcttcttcactatctccaccttcacctccaaagaattcttctgaaccaccagtctcataatcaacatcaccagctgtagagggtaaagctgtgatggcatccttagctcttagcattgactgtgtggtgtgcaccaagttgagcatcctttctgtattgtcattgccctgttcagctagaagttgatatgctggaacatggtgactaaatgtctcagcatcaaagGAGGTATAATCTATAATAgtttgaggttgctgagatagttcctccctgtctgcatcctggacattcattaactcacttgcaatgacatccacccttatatctcctgtgcctgcatttctctcattatctctcttttgttgcatcaaggtctcaccttggatccccaccctcataccctcaccttcaccatctaaggtggtactcctcacactctcttttgccaatcctgaagaactggattgcatattttcactcttgtcctctcctttttcctgggagcaacccagactctcactcataacactctcttccctcaatcctaggagtgattgtactaccactaagtcttctgcacttgagataattgatgaaatttgacgttgtgcagagacactcgacagataagggatatccgtcgggttagcagtttgactatccgacggataactgctgttaagcttatccatcgggatacaatcactactcgacggataaacaatatttatcgagagagtaggaataaatgagtttggagtggaaactattatggactctgtgcagattgatgagaattttggcacagatgtatcaacagttcctgaaagaattggcaagtgagccaacaaatcatccaaaagatgatgctcacttgcactagattttggcttccccaacagagttaaagaaggggaatcagaaattgatgtgttgatcatatccacatccagagagtttgtgggagaatttggtgtttgaggtgcttctataactaaagacAGTTTTTTCCTCTCTGTCTATATGACAGTTTTTTCCTCTCTATCTATATGACAGTTTTCTCTCTTGTGTTCTAGCTATTAATCATAATCAAATTAAACATAAATATTTTGATTTTCTGTGTTATCATTATTTATCGAAAGGGAAGCATGTCACGCCCTGAAGCATCGTTGGAAGAAATGTATGCAAAACTTGTAATTGAGGATGAGGAGGATGATGAAATAGTGGTGGCAAGTAATGAGATTGTTGAACAGAAGCCAACGTATATGTTGGTCGGAAGGTTTTTGACGGAGAAAAACATAAATTTTCAAGCTATGCAAAACTTGATGGCGTCATTGTGGAGACCGAGAGAAGGTATGGAATTTTATGATATGGGGGTATGAAATATTCATTCATATTCTTTCATAAGTTGGATATGCAAAAGGTTCTGGAAGGAGGTCCTTGGTCTTTTGAACAATCGATGCTCGTGTTACCAGAAGTACCAAATGGGGAAGATCTAAGTATGTTTCAGTTACGGGATATGGAAATGTGGATACAAATACATGATATGCCTAGGGGATTTATTTATGAGAATATTTTGAAGAATATAGGAGCATCATTGGGGAAGTATGTCAAATCAGAGCGAGGAACGTTTGACGGGGGGTGGAGACCGTATATAAGGATTCGGGTAGTACTAAATACTGAAAAGCCATTAAAACGGAGGATGAAGATAAAGCGAGAAGGAAATAACTGGAGCTGGATAAATTTTAAGTATGAGAAAATGGGTACATTTTATTTTGTTTGTGGCATTATCGGGCATTCTGAAAGGGATTGTGCCATTATTTATGCGAACCATGATAAACAGATTGACAAAGCATATGGCACATGGTTACGTGCACAGTCTAAAGGTGCGAAACCAAATGCTGGATCAAGATGGATTCGAAATGCAGG
The sequence above is drawn from the Apium graveolens cultivar Ventura chromosome 2, ASM990537v1, whole genome shotgun sequence genome and encodes:
- the LOC141685007 gene encoding uncharacterized protein LOC141685007, translated to MSRPEASLEEMYAKLVIEDEEDDEIVVASNEIVEQKPTYMLVGRFLTEKNINFQAMQNLMASLWRPREGMEFYDMGVLEGGPWSFEQSMLVLPEVPNGEDLSMFQLRDMEMWIQIHDMPRGFIYENILKNIGASLGKYVKSERGTFDGGWRPYIRIRVVLNTEKPLKRRMKIKREGNNWSWINFKYEKMGTFYFVCGIIGHSERDCAIIYANHDKQIDKAYGTWLRAQSKGAKPNAGSRWIRNAGRGEGVWGN